The Bemisia tabaci chromosome 8, PGI_BMITA_v3 genome has a segment encoding these proteins:
- the siz gene encoding IQ motif and SEC7 domain-containing protein 1 isoform X5 has translation MTKEREQQPPHATYINGNLNGTLETDTVDSGERACTSSVYQCHGWSQSLTKKSSVRNSTELKRCRVQNVRYELSQDLLDKQIEVLERKYGGVKARTAAIVIQRAFRHYMLLKKFAHITAMAKAERRLSRRIQNFEESERNLCPLPEAEYEIHSTPPLRSMSLREHRNTGFHMPRSYSGRCDLTYYSSSSQHYYSPQQFFADHNKNGLSPEPPLSRAANSSPSPDTSTMRSLHRKVPPEVPKRTSSITLRCMDTPNQSFNTSGTLTLSGSLSSVQSSGSDTPPQFVNSPSPAPPPATWSKKIPVHEQMQSTTSLPVYHHEVALSYKISETVRKRQYRVGLNLFNKKPEKGIAYLVRRGFLENTPQGVARFFISRKGLSKQMIGEYLGNLQAKFNNAVLECFAEELDLSGMQVDVALRKFQTYLRLPGEAQKIERLMEVFSHRYCHCNRDVLARLRSPDTVFVLAFAIIMLNTDLHTPNLKPERRMKLDDFIKNLRGVDDCHDVDRDMLVGIYERVKANEFKPGSDHVTQVLKVQSTIVGKKPNLAVPHRRLVCYCRLYEVLDINKKEKHSLHQREVFLFNDLLVITKILSKKKNSVTYTFRKSFPLSGLVVTLFESTYYPFGIKLSQKVDSQLLIIFNARNDHDRCKFAEDIRESISEMDEMENLRIESELERQKSSRVVRSSSNNGSPDNRDSGVADVEVCPLVSTSPRNEPASIKLPVDNPAVLKRSALSNSLLDIHDQFGAEKGQRRGSVGSLDSGMSVSFQSTSASTVSRDSSPQSIYPKMNNVPVSKNQSSFLGGLFAKRERKSSRAEEIVQPSRSTEV, from the exons ATGACCAAGGAACGTGAACAACAGCCTCCACATGCAACGTACATCAATGGCAATCTCAATGGAACACTGGAGAC TGATACAGTTGACTCCGGGGAGCGAGCTTGTACGAGCTCTGTTTATCAATGTCATGGCTGGTCCCAAAGTCTTACCAAGAAAAGCTCAGTAAGGAATAGTACTGAGCTCAAACGCTGTAGAGTACAAAATGT TAGGTATGAGCTGTCTCAAGACCTATTAGACAAACAAATCGAAGTACTGGAACGGAAATATGGTGGCGTCAAAGCCCGCACTGCTGCGATTGTTATCCAGCGGGCATTCCGGCATTACATGCTCCTCAAAAAGTTCGCCCACATCACAGCAATGGCTAAGGCGGAACGTCGTCTAAGTAGACGGATacagaattttgaagaaagtgaGCGTAATTTGTGTCCACTGCCCGAGGCCGAGTATGAAATCCATTCAACTCCTCCTTTGCGATCCATGTCTTTGAGAGAGCACAGAAATACTGGGTTCCACATGCCACGATCATACTCAGGGAGGTGTGATCTGACTTACTATTCCTCCTCTTCACAGCATTATTATTCACCACAACAGTTTTTTGCAGACCATAATAAA aaTGGTCTTAGTCCAGAGCCTCCTTTGAGTAGAGCTGCAAACTCGTCCCCGTCTCCAGACACCTCTACAATGAGGTCTTTGCATCGGAAAGTCCCCCCAGAAGTCCCAAAGCGAACATCATCTATCACTTTGCGATGCATGGACACCCCAAACCAAAGTTTCAACACTTCAGGAACGCTGACTTTGAGCGGAAGCCTGTCAAGCGTTCAGTCCTCGGGCAGCGATACACCGCCACAGTTTGTCAACTCACCTTCTCCAGCACCACCTCCTGCCACGTGGAGTAAAAAGATTCCG GTCCATGAACAGATGCAATCAACAACTTCACTCCCTGTTTATCATCATGAAGTGGCATTATCATATAAG ATCTCAGAAACGGTGAGGAAGCGTCAGTATAGAGTAGGTCTGAATCTCTTCAATAAGAAGCCGGAGAAAGGAATAGCTTACTTAGTTCGTCGAGGCTTCCTAGAGAACACACCGCAGGGCGTTGCAAGGTTCTTCATTTCACGGAAAGGACTAAGCAAGCAAATGATTGGAGAGTATTTAGGCAATTTACAAGCAAAATTCAATAATGCAGTTCTAGA GTGTTTTGCAGAGGAATTGGACCTCTCAGGAATGCAGGTTGATGTGGCTCTGCGCAAATTTCAGACTTACCTTCGGCTACCAGGAGAAGCTCAAAAGATTGAGCGACTCATGGAAGTATTTAGCCATCGATACTGCCACTGCAACCGAGATGTTCTTGCTAGGCTGCGAAGTCCTGATACTGTTTTTGTCCTTGCGTTCGCCATCATCATGCTCAACACGGATCTACACACGCCCAACCTGAAGCCAGAGCGGCGCATGAAACTAGATGATTTCATCAAGAATTTAAGAG gTGTGGATGACTGTCACGACGTAGACAGAGACATGCTTGTAGGTATATATGAAAGAGTGAAAGCAAATGAATTCAAGCCCGGCTCTGATCATGTTACCCAAGTTTTAAAGGTGCAGTCTACAATTGTTGGCAAAAAACCA AATCTAGCAGTTCCTCATCGAAGACTGGTCTGCTATTGTCGTTTATATGAAGTCTTAGACATTAACAAGAAAGAAAAGCATAGCCTTCATCAGCGCGAAGTGTTCCTTTTCAATGATCTACTAGTCATAACAAAAATACTCAGCAAGAAGAAGAACTCGGTCACCTACACTTTTAGGAAAAGCTTCCCCTTGTCGGGGTTGGTTGTCACCCTTTTCGAGTCTACTT ATTATCCATTCGGAATTAAACTCTCTCAAAAAGTTGACAGTCAGTTGCTCATCATTTTTAATGCAAGGAACGACCATGACCGCTGCAAGTTCGCTGAAGATATTCGGGAGTCAATAAGCGAAATGGACGAAATGGAGAACCTCCGTATCGAATCTGAACTGGAAAGGCAGAAAAGTAGTCGAGTTGTGAG ATCCTCCAGTAATAACGGAAGTCCTGACAATAGAGATAGTGGAGTAGCAGATGTTGAGGTGTGTCCGCTAGTAAGCACATCACCCAGAAATGAACCTGCGTCAATCAAATTGCCGGTAGACAATCCAGCCGTTTTAAAACGATCAGCCCTTAGTAATTCCCTGCTCGACATTCATGACCAAT TCGGTGCGGAAAAAGGGCAACGGCGGGGAAGTGTGGGATCCCTGGACTCAGGTATGTCTGTCTCCTTTCAGTCGACGTCAGCCAGCACTGTGAGTAGAGACTCCTCCCCGCAGAGCATCTACCCCAAAATGAACAACGTTCCTGTCTCCAAAAATCAGTCCTCGTTCCTCGGAGGCCTTTTCGCCAAGAGGGAAAGGAAATCTTCTCGAGCAGAAGAAATCGTCCAACCAAGCCGAAGTACGGAAGTTTAA